One window of Brachybacterium ginsengisoli genomic DNA carries:
- a CDS encoding SRPBCC family protein: MTSNQTHVTVTRTIDAPAKDLFALLTLPARHPEFDGSGTVRSAEDTERIDKSGEKFVMNMHREAMGGDYRTHNFVTAYDENKMIGWQPAPEGEDGSAPEGPLGWEWLYTLTPQGADATEVELTYDWSRITDQKLLQKVGFPAIPQEDLEQSLNLLAAAVTKG; the protein is encoded by the coding sequence ATGACCAGCAACCAGACCCACGTGACCGTCACCCGCACGATCGACGCCCCCGCGAAGGACCTGTTCGCCCTGCTCACGCTGCCCGCGCGGCATCCCGAGTTCGACGGCTCCGGCACGGTGCGCAGCGCCGAGGACACCGAGCGCATCGACAAGTCCGGCGAGAAGTTCGTGATGAACATGCACCGCGAGGCGATGGGCGGGGACTACCGCACCCACAACTTCGTCACCGCGTACGACGAGAACAAGATGATCGGCTGGCAGCCCGCGCCCGAGGGCGAGGACGGCTCCGCCCCCGAGGGCCCGCTGGGCTGGGAGTGGCTCTACACCCTCACCCCGCAGGGCGCCGACGCGACCGAGGTGGAGCTGACCTACGACTGGTCGCGCATCACCGATCAGAAGCTGCTGCAGAAGGTGGGCTTCCCCGCGATCCCGCAGGAGGACCTCGAGCAGTCGCTGAACCTGCTCGCCGCAGCGGTCACCAAGGGCTGA
- a CDS encoding SRPBCC domain-containing protein gives MTEQDTAQTSAATADVPDEILRSIHVAATAETVFAVVSEPGWFINSGEYRAHGITVEGDISRLVDPDHGEFAIRTVELDPPHRAVFQWLAGENGDLADHPATTVEFTLEPEGDGVLLTVRETGFASISRDAAERRTRFEDNTRGWIEELEVARLRAEAA, from the coding sequence ATGACCGAGCAGGACACCGCACAGACCTCCGCCGCCACCGCTGACGTGCCGGACGAGATCCTCCGCAGCATCCACGTCGCCGCCACCGCCGAGACGGTGTTCGCGGTGGTCAGCGAGCCCGGCTGGTTCATCAACAGCGGTGAGTACCGCGCCCACGGGATCACCGTCGAGGGCGACATCTCGCGCCTGGTCGACCCGGACCACGGCGAGTTCGCGATCCGCACCGTCGAGCTCGATCCGCCCCATCGCGCCGTGTTCCAGTGGCTGGCCGGGGAGAACGGCGACCTCGCCGACCACCCCGCGACCACCGTCGAGTTCACGCTCGAGCCCGAGGGTGACGGCGTGCTCCTCACCGTGCGGGAGACCGGCTTCGCGAGCATCTCCCGCGACGCCGCGGAGCGCCGCACCCGCTTCGAGGACAACACCCGGGGCTGGATCGAGGAGCTCGAGGTGGCCCGGCTCCGCGCCGAGGCGGCATGA
- a CDS encoding ArsR/SmtB family transcription factor: MSARTPSLVLLGEGADETFAALADRTRRQILVRLAETPDDAGSVARDLDVSRQAVAKHLRILEGAGLVRAARASRRRVHSVDAERILEVSDLLGIVARGWDRRLEGIREEAERRDREPRDREQSERGLGEVERGEVGRGEVAPSAEI; the protein is encoded by the coding sequence ATGAGCGCGCGCACCCCGAGCCTGGTCCTGCTGGGGGAGGGGGCCGATGAGACCTTCGCGGCCCTCGCCGACCGCACCCGTCGGCAGATCCTGGTGCGCCTCGCGGAGACCCCGGACGACGCCGGCTCCGTGGCCCGTGACCTCGACGTGAGCCGGCAGGCCGTCGCCAAGCACCTGCGGATCCTCGAAGGGGCCGGTCTGGTCCGCGCCGCCCGCGCCTCCCGCCGACGCGTGCACAGCGTCGACGCGGAGCGGATCCTCGAGGTCTCCGACCTGCTCGGGATCGTCGCCCGCGGCTGGGACCGGCGGCTCGAGGGGATCCGCGAGGAGGCGGAGCGGCGCGACCGGGAGCCGCGCGACCGAGAACAGAGCGAGCGCGGGCTGGGCGAGGTCGAGCGGGGCGAGGTCGGGCGGGGCGAGGTCGCCCCGTCGGCCGAAATCTGA
- a CDS encoding SRPBCC family protein, with protein sequence MADDSALPADVSVPDEIERSVLIKASAEKVFAIVREPGWFINDGEYREHTITRTGPVTRVVDPVHGSFQLALEAHEPPHKIGFRWLGGGLGEISDAPHNTVTFIIDPAGSASRNLVRLTVRERGFARIDVDESLRRRNYEENSRGWEQQLEVARALAEGGPRQEADGEG encoded by the coding sequence ATGGCTGACGATTCCGCTCTGCCCGCCGATGTGAGCGTCCCTGACGAGATCGAGCGCAGCGTCCTGATCAAGGCCAGCGCCGAGAAGGTCTTCGCGATCGTGCGCGAGCCGGGCTGGTTCATCAACGACGGCGAGTACCGCGAGCACACCATCACCCGCACCGGACCCGTCACCCGGGTCGTGGACCCCGTGCACGGCAGCTTCCAGCTCGCGCTCGAGGCCCACGAGCCCCCGCACAAGATCGGATTCCGCTGGCTGGGCGGCGGCCTCGGCGAGATCTCGGACGCGCCGCACAACACGGTCACCTTCATCATCGACCCCGCCGGGAGCGCTTCGCGCAACCTGGTGCGGCTCACCGTGCGAGAGCGCGGCTTCGCACGGATCGACGTCGACGAGTCGCTGCGCCGCAGGAACTACGAGGAGAACTCCCGCGGCTGGGAGCAGCAGCTCGAGGTGGCGCGGGCCCTCGCCGAAGGCGGCCCGCGCCAGGAGGCCGACGGCGAGGGATGA
- the fdhD gene encoding formate dehydrogenase accessory sulfurtransferase FdhD: protein MGRVTDTARLRTVRVRDGRLYSGRKGDHVAVEEPLDIRLNGQQLSLTMRTPGHDIELIHGFLHGEGLIAHREDIREARYCDGAVVDDGTGFARNTYNVMDFTTARPQLLPVAARSFSAGSACGVCGAESIDAVRQKARHDLERSWSIDPRVILAAARTLGEQQPVFARTGGVHAAALVDLEGNLLVVREDVGRHNAVDKVIGWALLADRLPLRDCFLLVSSRASFEIAQKACLAGIPLLACVSAATSLAVDTAEEFGQTLVGFTRAADDGDGRLNIYTHPGRLDLSGVEG, encoded by the coding sequence ATGGGCAGGGTCACCGACACCGCACGCCTCCGCACCGTCCGGGTGCGCGACGGCCGGCTGTACTCAGGGCGCAAGGGCGACCACGTCGCCGTCGAGGAGCCGCTGGACATCCGCCTGAACGGTCAGCAGCTCTCGCTGACCATGCGCACCCCGGGTCACGACATCGAGCTGATCCACGGGTTCCTCCACGGCGAGGGGCTGATCGCTCATCGCGAGGACATCCGCGAGGCCCGCTACTGCGACGGCGCCGTGGTCGACGACGGCACCGGGTTCGCCCGGAACACCTACAACGTCATGGACTTCACCACCGCCCGGCCGCAGCTGCTGCCGGTCGCCGCGAGGAGCTTCTCCGCCGGGTCCGCCTGCGGGGTGTGCGGGGCGGAGAGCATCGACGCGGTCCGCCAGAAGGCCCGCCATGACCTGGAGCGGAGCTGGAGCATCGACCCCCGCGTGATCCTGGCGGCGGCCCGCACGCTCGGCGAGCAGCAGCCCGTCTTCGCCCGCACCGGGGGAGTGCACGCCGCGGCGCTCGTGGATCTCGAGGGGAACCTGCTGGTGGTCCGTGAGGACGTGGGGCGGCACAACGCGGTGGACAAGGTGATCGGCTGGGCGCTGCTCGCGGACCGCCTGCCGCTGCGTGACTGCTTCCTGCTGGTCTCCTCCCGCGCCAGCTTCGAGATCGCGCAGAAGGCCTGCCTCGCCGGGATCCCGCTGCTGGCCTGCGTCTCCGCCGCGACCTCCCTCGCGGTCGACACCGCCGAGGAGTTCGGCCAGACCCTCGTGGGCTTCACCCGCGCCGCGGACGACGGCGACGGCCGCCTGAACATCTACACCCACCCGGGCCGCCTGGACCTCTCGGGCGTCGAGGGCTGA
- a CDS encoding sugar-binding transcriptional regulator, which yields MPRESRLDLLYTAARMYYGDGQTMEAIAGDLDVSRSTVSRMLRDARDEGLVQISLRPPEAQRVGELAHRIARQYGVQVHVVPTSSGADERERLSTVAEAGGDLLDDMLEPGTTLGIAWGTTMAALLGTVRARPVPGLRIVQLNGAINTEGSGLTYIATVLARAATRWDATVHQFPVPAFFDYPATREAMWRERSVQRVLATQREATVAVFSVGAFDAEVPSHVYTHNYLTEDDLRSLRADGAVGDVCTVFLRADGTHREIALNRRGSGIAPDRLLRIPRRLLVVSGSRKALPLRAALRAGLATDVVVDEVTARSLLALR from the coding sequence ATGCCCCGCGAATCGCGCCTGGACCTGCTCTACACGGCTGCACGGATGTACTACGGGGACGGGCAGACGATGGAGGCCATCGCTGGCGATCTCGACGTCTCCCGCTCCACGGTCTCCCGCATGCTCCGGGACGCCCGGGACGAGGGTCTGGTGCAGATCAGCCTCCGCCCGCCGGAGGCCCAGCGGGTCGGGGAGCTGGCCCACCGCATCGCGCGCCAGTACGGCGTGCAGGTGCACGTGGTGCCCACCTCGTCCGGGGCCGACGAGCGCGAGCGGCTGTCCACGGTCGCCGAGGCCGGCGGCGACCTGCTCGACGACATGCTCGAACCGGGCACCACGCTCGGCATCGCCTGGGGCACCACGATGGCGGCACTGTTGGGGACGGTCCGTGCACGGCCGGTGCCCGGGCTGCGGATCGTGCAGCTCAACGGTGCCATCAACACAGAGGGCTCGGGCCTGACCTACATCGCCACGGTGCTCGCCCGGGCCGCCACCCGTTGGGACGCGACCGTGCACCAGTTCCCGGTGCCGGCCTTCTTCGACTACCCCGCGACCCGGGAGGCGATGTGGCGCGAGCGCTCCGTGCAGCGCGTGCTCGCCACTCAGCGCGAGGCCACGGTCGCCGTGTTCAGCGTGGGCGCCTTCGACGCCGAGGTGCCCAGCCACGTGTACACGCACAACTACCTCACCGAGGACGATCTCCGCTCGCTGCGGGCCGACGGGGCGGTCGGGGACGTGTGCACCGTCTTCCTCCGCGCCGACGGCACCCACCGCGAGATCGCCCTGAACCGGCGCGGCTCGGGCATCGCGCCCGACCGGCTGCTGCGGATCCCGCGACGGCTGCTCGTGGTCTCGGGCTCGCGCAAGGCGCTCCCGCTGCGGGCGGCGCTGCGGGCCGGCCTCGCGACCGACGTGGTCGTCGACGAGGTCACCGCCCGCAGCCTCCTCGCCCTGCGCTGA
- a CDS encoding glycerol-3-phosphate dehydrogenase/oxidase yields the protein MSDQQRSALTPAGRAEHLSRLRAATASNPLDVLVVGGGVNGAGAAFDAATRGLSVGLVETHDWASGTSSRSSKLMHGGLRYLQMLDFALVAEALRERDLLIEHTAPHLVRPIKFVFPFFKKVVDRAFIGSGVALYDVMQSVGRRRAVPFHRHLLHKKMLEVFPGLDGEKSVGALEYYDAQMDDARFVMMLVRSAAQHDAAVANYTTVVGYLHEGRTVVGARVRDEESGEEFEVHARETILAGGVWTQEQQELAGADAGLEVLASKGIHITVARDRIPAVPDTGIITQTEKSVLFIIPWDEYWVIGTTDTPWTQDPRDVGATGEDIEYVLEHANAVLKDDLTREDVIGVYSGLRPLLQPVKKGSDKGSTKVSREHTVMEVEPGLSAIAGGKFTTYRVMAEDVVDFAIKDSQPGRPSLTRSIPVIGAQGYQALVQDKAVIGRRHGFDEIRTDRLLFRYGALLQDVLALIDEDASLATPLEHAPRYLRAEVLYAVRAEGARHLVDVLQRRTRLDYETRDRGVAAADEIAALIAPELGWDDATRTREIETYRAVIEARLAGEATTSDAEVAARIATAPEVPAEN from the coding sequence GTGTCCGATCAGCAGCGGTCCGCACTCACCCCGGCGGGCCGGGCGGAGCATCTCTCCCGCCTCCGCGCCGCCACCGCGAGCAACCCCCTGGACGTGCTCGTCGTCGGCGGCGGCGTGAACGGCGCGGGCGCCGCGTTCGACGCCGCCACCCGCGGCCTGTCCGTCGGCCTCGTCGAGACCCACGACTGGGCCTCCGGCACCTCGTCCCGCTCCTCGAAGCTCATGCACGGCGGCCTGCGCTACCTGCAGATGCTCGACTTCGCCCTCGTCGCCGAGGCGCTGCGCGAGCGTGACCTGCTCATCGAGCACACGGCCCCGCACCTGGTGCGCCCGATCAAGTTCGTCTTCCCCTTCTTCAAGAAAGTCGTCGACCGTGCGTTCATCGGCTCCGGCGTCGCGCTCTACGACGTGATGCAGTCCGTCGGCCGCAGGCGCGCCGTCCCCTTCCACCGCCACCTCCTGCACAAGAAGATGCTCGAGGTGTTCCCCGGCCTGGACGGCGAGAAGTCCGTCGGCGCGCTGGAGTACTACGACGCCCAGATGGACGACGCCCGCTTCGTGATGATGCTGGTGCGCTCCGCCGCGCAGCATGACGCCGCCGTCGCCAACTACACCACCGTCGTCGGCTACCTCCACGAGGGGAGGACGGTCGTCGGCGCCCGGGTGCGCGACGAGGAGAGCGGCGAGGAGTTCGAGGTCCACGCCCGCGAGACCATCCTCGCCGGCGGCGTGTGGACCCAGGAGCAGCAGGAGCTGGCCGGGGCCGACGCCGGCCTCGAGGTGCTCGCCTCCAAGGGCATCCACATCACGGTGGCCCGCGACCGCATCCCCGCCGTCCCCGACACCGGGATCATCACGCAGACCGAGAAGTCGGTCCTGTTCATCATCCCGTGGGACGAGTACTGGGTCATCGGCACCACCGACACCCCCTGGACCCAGGACCCGCGCGACGTGGGCGCGACCGGGGAGGACATCGAGTACGTCCTCGAGCACGCCAACGCGGTGCTCAAGGACGACCTCACCCGCGAGGACGTCATCGGCGTGTACTCCGGACTGCGCCCCCTCCTGCAGCCCGTGAAGAAGGGCTCGGACAAGGGGTCCACGAAGGTCTCCCGCGAGCACACCGTCATGGAGGTCGAGCCCGGCCTCAGCGCGATCGCCGGCGGCAAGTTCACCACCTACCGGGTGATGGCCGAGGACGTCGTCGACTTCGCGATCAAGGACTCCCAGCCGGGCCGCCCCAGCCTCACCCGCTCGATCCCCGTGATCGGCGCCCAGGGATACCAGGCGCTCGTGCAGGACAAGGCCGTGATCGGCCGACGCCACGGGTTCGACGAGATCCGCACGGACCGCCTCCTGTTCCGCTACGGAGCGCTCCTGCAGGACGTCCTCGCCCTCATCGACGAGGACGCCTCGCTGGCCACCCCGCTCGAGCACGCGCCGCGCTACCTGCGCGCCGAGGTGCTGTACGCGGTGCGCGCCGAGGGCGCCCGCCACCTGGTCGACGTGCTGCAGCGCCGCACCCGACTGGACTACGAGACCCGCGACCGCGGTGTCGCCGCCGCCGACGAGATCGCGGCGCTGATCGCGCCCGAGCTCGGCTGGGACGACGCCACCAGGACCCGCGAGATCGAGACCTACCGCGCCGTCATCGAGGCACGGCTGGCCGGAGAGGCCACGACCTCGGATGCCGAGGTCGCGGCCCGGATCGCGACCGCTCCGGAGGTGCCCGCCGAGAACTGA
- a CDS encoding MIP/aquaporin family protein has product MATIFLYEIAGTAMLTLLGGGVVANVILGKTKGNGGGWLLINFGWGLAVFAGVYVAYKTGAHLNPAVTVGLLAGGGGEYADGIPVTFANTIAYFAAEMIGAFLGAIICWLAYKTHYDQEKDAGTILGTFSTGPEIRSYGWNLVTEIIATFVLVFVIIMFGKTPSGLGPLAVALLVVSIGASLGGPTGYAINPARDLGPRLAHAILPIPNKGGNDWGYAWVPVVGPLLGGLLAGLASMAF; this is encoded by the coding sequence ATGGCAACCATCTTCCTGTACGAGATCGCCGGCACGGCGATGCTCACCCTGCTGGGCGGCGGCGTCGTCGCCAACGTGATCCTGGGCAAGACCAAGGGCAACGGCGGCGGCTGGCTGCTGATCAACTTCGGCTGGGGCCTCGCGGTCTTCGCCGGTGTCTATGTCGCCTACAAGACCGGCGCCCATCTGAACCCCGCCGTCACCGTCGGCCTGCTGGCCGGCGGCGGAGGCGAGTACGCGGACGGCATCCCGGTCACGTTCGCGAACACGATCGCCTACTTCGCGGCCGAGATGATCGGCGCCTTCCTCGGCGCGATCATCTGCTGGCTGGCGTACAAGACGCACTACGACCAGGAGAAGGACGCCGGCACCATCCTCGGCACCTTCTCCACCGGCCCGGAGATCCGCTCCTACGGCTGGAACCTGGTCACCGAGATCATCGCGACCTTCGTGCTGGTCTTCGTCATCATCATGTTCGGCAAGACCCCGAGCGGCCTCGGCCCGCTCGCCGTCGCGCTGCTGGTCGTCTCGATCGGCGCCTCCCTCGGCGGGCCCACGGGCTACGCCATCAACCCCGCCCGTGACCTCGGTCCGCGCCTCGCGCACGCCATCCTGCCGATCCCGAACAAGGGCGGCAACGACTGGGGCTACGCATGGGTCCCCGTGGTCGGTCCGCTTCTCGGCGGTCTCCTCGCGGGCCTGGCCAGCATGGCCTTCTGA
- the glpK gene encoding glycerol kinase GlpK yields MTDSQKYILSIDQGTTSTRAIVFDHAGQIVSTGQKEHEQIFPKSGWVEHDALEIWRNTRSVVGEALTGADINRHQLAAVGITNQRETAVVWDKTTGEPVYNAIVWQDTRTQKICNELAGDEGADKYKERVGLPLATYFSGPKVKWILDNVDGAREKAEAGDLLFGNTDSWLVWNLTGGTNGGIHVTDVTNASRTMLMNIDTLDWNEDIAKDMTVPLSMLPEIRSSSEVYGTGRKNDLLIDTPIAGILGDQQAATFGQACFEIGMGKNTYGTGNFMLVNTGEDLVRSENGLLTTVAYKIGDQKAIYALEGSVAVTGSLVQWVRDNLGLIKDAPEIETLAKQVDNNGGLFIVPAFSGLFAPHWRSDARGAMVGMTRFHNKAHVARAVLEATAFQSREVLDAAIADAASEGVELTELKVDGGMVMNETLMQFQADILGVPVVRPKVIETTALGAAYAAGIAVGFWDGEQDVIDNWAEDKRWEPAMDDETRDRYMRLWRKAVERTLDWVDEDTEALFG; encoded by the coding sequence ATGACCGACTCTCAGAAGTACATCCTCTCGATCGACCAGGGCACCACCTCGACCCGAGCGATCGTCTTCGACCACGCCGGGCAGATCGTCTCCACCGGCCAGAAGGAGCACGAGCAGATCTTCCCGAAGTCGGGCTGGGTCGAGCACGACGCCCTCGAGATCTGGCGCAACACCCGCTCCGTGGTGGGCGAGGCCCTCACCGGCGCGGACATCAACCGCCACCAGCTCGCCGCCGTGGGCATCACCAACCAGCGCGAGACCGCCGTGGTGTGGGACAAGACCACCGGCGAGCCCGTGTACAACGCGATCGTCTGGCAGGACACGCGCACCCAGAAGATCTGCAACGAGCTCGCGGGCGACGAGGGCGCTGACAAGTACAAGGAGCGCGTGGGCCTGCCGCTGGCGACCTACTTCTCCGGTCCCAAGGTCAAGTGGATCCTCGACAACGTCGACGGCGCACGCGAGAAGGCGGAGGCCGGTGACCTGCTCTTCGGCAACACCGACTCCTGGCTCGTATGGAACCTGACCGGTGGCACCAACGGCGGCATCCACGTCACCGACGTCACCAACGCCTCGCGCACGATGCTCATGAACATCGACACCCTCGACTGGAACGAGGACATCGCGAAGGACATGACGGTCCCGCTGTCGATGCTGCCGGAGATCCGCTCCTCCTCCGAGGTGTACGGCACGGGCCGCAAGAACGACCTGCTCATCGACACCCCGATCGCGGGCATCCTCGGCGACCAGCAGGCCGCGACCTTCGGCCAGGCCTGCTTCGAGATCGGCATGGGCAAGAACACCTACGGCACCGGCAACTTCATGCTGGTCAACACCGGTGAGGACCTGGTGCGCAGCGAGAACGGGCTGCTCACCACCGTCGCCTACAAGATCGGCGACCAGAAGGCGATCTACGCGCTGGAGGGCTCGGTCGCGGTGACCGGCTCGCTGGTGCAGTGGGTGCGCGACAACCTGGGCCTGATCAAGGACGCCCCGGAGATCGAGACCCTCGCCAAGCAGGTCGACAACAACGGCGGCCTGTTCATCGTCCCGGCCTTCTCGGGCCTGTTCGCCCCGCACTGGCGCTCCGACGCCCGGGGCGCGATGGTGGGCATGACCCGCTTCCACAACAAGGCCCACGTGGCCCGCGCGGTGCTGGAGGCCACGGCCTTCCAGTCCCGCGAGGTGCTCGACGCGGCGATCGCCGACGCGGCCTCGGAGGGCGTCGAGCTCACCGAGCTCAAGGTCGACGGCGGCATGGTCATGAACGAGACCCTCATGCAGTTCCAGGCCGACATCCTGGGCGTGCCCGTGGTGCGCCCGAAGGTCATCGAGACCACCGCGCTGGGCGCCGCCTACGCGGCCGGCATCGCGGTGGGCTTCTGGGACGGCGAGCAGGACGTCATCGACAACTGGGCCGAGGACAAGCGCTGGGAGCCCGCGATGGACGACGAGACCCGCGACCGCTACATGCGCCTGTGGCGCAAGGCCGTCGAGCGCACCCTGGACTGGGTGGACGAGGACACCGAGGCTCTGTTCGGCTGA
- the putP gene encoding sodium/proline symporter PutP has protein sequence MDLVFKIIALAVYFGAMIAIGLYAFRKTEDGEDYMLGGRQLHPFTAALSAGASDMSGWLLMGLPGALYMNGLVEAWIAVGLTVGAGLNWFFVAPRLRQYTQIAGNAITVPSFFGNRLHDRTHFLRIAAGVIILVFFTFYVSSGMAAGGIFFESTFGGSYLLGMLLVAGVTILYTLFGGFLGASYTDVVQGMIMLVSLLVVPVVAMFVVGGPAEMFASVREVNADFGSMTAGGTFIGIISSLAWGLGYFGQPHIIVRFMALRSSRDAKYGLVVGMSWMVLCVLGAVFTALAGLAYFQQNANAVLTDTTNGESVFLDLSQILFHPLIAGLLLAAVLAAIMSTISSQLIVSSSALIEDLVGGLGMKLSAKGALWGGRIGVLAVSVIALILALDPNSSVLALVSFAWAGFGAAFGPIVLLSLFWRRLTTAGAATGMIAGAAVAFIWGKFTPDVKVGLFGEQHLYEIIPGFLICLVLAVVVSMITPQPPAKAMEEFDDMLDSLATGEARDRSAEAAAASGTGTTAPGTTA, from the coding sequence ATGGATCTCGTCTTCAAGATCATCGCCCTGGCCGTGTACTTCGGCGCGATGATCGCCATCGGCCTCTACGCCTTCCGCAAGACGGAGGACGGTGAGGACTACATGCTCGGCGGCCGCCAGCTGCACCCCTTCACCGCCGCCCTCTCGGCCGGCGCCTCCGACATGTCCGGCTGGCTGCTCATGGGCCTGCCCGGCGCTCTGTACATGAACGGCCTGGTCGAGGCATGGATCGCCGTCGGCCTCACGGTCGGCGCCGGACTGAACTGGTTCTTCGTCGCGCCGCGCCTGCGTCAGTACACGCAGATCGCCGGCAACGCGATCACGGTGCCGAGCTTCTTCGGCAACCGCCTCCACGACCGCACCCACTTCCTGCGCATCGCTGCAGGCGTGATCATCCTGGTGTTCTTCACCTTCTACGTCTCCTCCGGCATGGCCGCTGGCGGCATCTTCTTCGAGTCGACCTTCGGCGGCTCGTACCTCCTGGGCATGCTGCTGGTCGCCGGCGTCACGATCCTGTACACGCTGTTCGGCGGCTTCCTCGGCGCGAGCTACACCGACGTCGTCCAGGGCATGATCATGCTGGTCTCGCTGCTGGTGGTCCCCGTCGTCGCGATGTTCGTCGTGGGCGGTCCCGCTGAGATGTTCGCCTCCGTGCGCGAGGTCAACGCGGACTTCGGCTCGATGACCGCGGGTGGCACCTTCATCGGCATCATCTCCTCGCTCGCCTGGGGCCTGGGCTACTTCGGCCAGCCCCACATCATCGTGCGCTTCATGGCGCTGCGCTCCTCGCGCGATGCGAAGTACGGCCTCGTGGTGGGCATGAGCTGGATGGTCCTGTGCGTGCTCGGCGCCGTGTTCACCGCGCTGGCGGGTCTCGCCTACTTCCAGCAGAACGCCAACGCGGTCCTCACCGACACCACCAACGGCGAGTCCGTGTTCCTGGACCTCTCGCAGATCCTCTTCCACCCGCTGATCGCGGGCCTGCTGCTGGCGGCGGTGCTCGCGGCGATCATGTCCACGATCTCCTCGCAGCTGATCGTCTCCAGCTCCGCGCTGATCGAGGACCTGGTGGGCGGCCTCGGCATGAAGCTCAGCGCGAAGGGCGCCCTGTGGGGCGGCCGGATCGGCGTGCTCGCCGTCTCGGTGATCGCTCTGATCCTGGCCCTGGACCCGAACAGCTCGGTGCTGGCGCTGGTCTCCTTCGCCTGGGCCGGATTCGGCGCCGCCTTCGGCCCGATCGTGCTGCTGTCCCTGTTCTGGCGCCGCCTCACCACGGCCGGTGCCGCCACGGGCATGATCGCCGGTGCGGCCGTCGCCTTCATCTGGGGCAAGTTCACGCCCGACGTGAAGGTGGGCCTGTTCGGCGAGCAGCACCTCTACGAGATCATCCCCGGCTTCCTCATCTGCCTGGTGCTCGCGGTCGTGGTCAGCATGATCACCCCGCAGCCGCCGGCGAAGGCGATGGAGGAGTTCGACGACATGCTGGACTCGCTCGCCACGGGCGAGGCCCGCGACCGCTCGGCGGAGGCCGCCGCGGCATCGGGCACGGGCACGACCGCCCCGGGCACCACCGCCTGA
- a CDS encoding SMP-30/gluconolactonase/LRE family protein, with protein MHAERITESISNHAEGPCWSDTWGGLRWVDMLAGDILHLDADGEVTRLPTPSPVVACVRPASSGGAVLAVEKGFALEDADGSIATLPPLWDEEIRMNEGAIAPDGSFLCGSMAYDQRPGAAAMWRLMPDGTTTRLFGDLTISNGLAFSADGTRAFYIDTPTGRVDVLDWSDEEGLVGRRPFADLSGEDGHPDGLCLDASGNVWVAMHSGSQVLGLDADGAVVERIGVGARQVTACTFGGEDRGTLYITTSRENLPDGEDPAAGSLFAIRPGVRGPQDELLFGS; from the coding sequence ATGCACGCCGAACGCATCACCGAGTCGATCAGCAACCACGCCGAGGGCCCGTGCTGGTCGGACACCTGGGGCGGTCTGCGCTGGGTCGACATGCTCGCCGGGGACATCCTGCATCTGGACGCGGACGGCGAGGTCACCCGGCTCCCCACACCGAGCCCGGTGGTCGCCTGCGTGCGCCCCGCCTCCAGCGGCGGCGCGGTGCTCGCCGTCGAGAAGGGCTTCGCCCTCGAGGACGCCGACGGCTCCATCGCCACGCTGCCCCCGCTGTGGGACGAGGAGATCCGCATGAACGAGGGCGCGATCGCTCCTGACGGCTCGTTCCTGTGCGGCTCGATGGCCTACGACCAGCGCCCGGGCGCCGCCGCGATGTGGCGCCTGATGCCGGACGGCACCACCACCCGCCTGTTCGGCGACCTGACGATCTCCAACGGCCTCGCGTTCTCCGCCGACGGCACCCGGGCCTTCTACATCGACACCCCGACCGGCCGCGTGGACGTCCTCGACTGGTCCGACGAGGAGGGTCTCGTCGGCCGCCGCCCCTTCGCGGACCTCTCCGGCGAGGACGGCCATCCCGACGGGCTCTGCCTCGACGCCTCGGGGAACGTGTGGGTCGCGATGCACAGCGGCTCCCAGGTGCTGGGCCTCGACGCCGACGGCGCCGTGGTCGAGCGCATCGGCGTGGGGGCGCGGCAGGTGACGGCCTGCACCTTCGGCGGCGAGGACCGCGGAACCCTGTACATCACCACCAGCCGCGAGAACCTCCCCGACGGCGAGGACCCCGCGGCGGGATCGCTGTTCGCGATCCGCCCCGGGGTCCGTGGTCCGCAGGACGAGCTGCTCTTCGGCAGCTGA